A genomic segment from Orientia tsutsugamushi str. Boryong encodes:
- a CDS encoding DUF4040 domain-containing protein — MFCFLLIVVNIHLALSYNLLKSILLMSLSSLIICICYLLMDAPDVAMTEASLGACLSTAILLKIAKKLQLSFNSAEKLPVYKNILCSLLCILFAVCFMLVCYDLPDFGQLSTPMHQHISKYYINNTTEQIGIPSFVAAILASYRGYDTLGETTVILCAGISVILIFANKKTNQ; from the coding sequence ATGTTCTGTTTTTTGTTAATTGTAGTAAATATACATTTAGCACTAAGCTATAATTTGCTAAAATCTATATTGTTAATGTCATTATCTAGCTTAATTATTTGCATATGCTACTTATTAATGGATGCTCCAGATGTAGCAATGACTGAAGCATCTCTTGGCGCTTGTCTATCAACTGCAATATTATTAAAAATAGCTAAGAAACTACAACTTAGTTTTAACTCAGCAGAAAAGTTACCAGTATATAAAAATATACTTTGCAGCTTACTATGTATACTGTTTGCAGTATGCTTTATGTTAGTTTGTTATGACCTACCTGATTTTGGTCAACTATCAACTCCAATGCATCAACATATTTCAAAATACTATATTAATAATACTACAGAACAAATTGGCATTCCATCATTTGTAGCTGCTATACTGGCTAGCTATAGAGGATACGATACTTTAGGAGAAACTACAGTAATCCTTTGTGCTGGAATATCAGTAATTTTAATTTTTGCTAACAAAAAAACTAATCAATAA
- a CDS encoding TIGR01459 family HAD-type hydrolase has translation MYKYETPINLSDIVKNYEVILFDIYGVLLENNIPYTKTIEVVNNLSKSIKICFVSNTPQPVQHSSNRLNTYGINAAPQNVYTSGEIAREILKNSGKNLKIDNPIVFHLGPDFKKNVLEDLPIKTTEKIHDANILLLTAFEDYEEKLDQYNSMFQTAITNKAICLCANPDIINPFENKNRYCAGYFSAIYKSMGGKVVYSGKPHSEIFQAVLNTLAQNVKKEKILMIGDTLETDILGANNIGIDSALVLTGNAFRIAKTSNVPDQINILKNAFKLKNIYPKYIINII, from the coding sequence ATGTATAAATATGAAACTCCCATTAACTTATCTGATATAGTCAAAAATTATGAAGTCATATTATTTGATATATACGGAGTATTGCTAGAGAATAACATTCCGTATACTAAAACAATAGAAGTGGTTAACAATCTATCAAAAAGTATAAAAATATGTTTTGTATCTAATACTCCTCAGCCAGTTCAGCATTCTAGTAATAGACTTAATACTTATGGAATCAATGCCGCTCCACAAAATGTTTATACTTCTGGTGAAATAGCTAGAGAAATATTAAAGAATTCAGGTAAAAATCTTAAAATTGATAATCCTATTGTATTTCATTTAGGGCCCGACTTTAAAAAAAATGTATTAGAAGATCTCCCTATTAAAACTACTGAAAAAATTCATGATGCTAATATATTACTTTTAACAGCATTTGAGGATTATGAAGAAAAGTTAGATCAATATAATTCTATGTTTCAAACTGCTATAACTAACAAAGCAATATGTCTTTGCGCAAATCCAGATATTATAAATCCATTTGAAAACAAAAATAGATATTGCGCTGGATATTTTAGTGCTATTTATAAATCTATGGGAGGAAAAGTAGTATATAGCGGTAAACCACATTCAGAAATTTTTCAAGCTGTATTAAATACCTTAGCACAAAATGTCAAAAAAGAAAAAATACTAATGATAGGGGATACTTTAGAAACAGATATTCTTGGAGCAAATAACATAGGCATAGATTCAGCTCTAGTGTTAACAGGAAATGCTTTTAGAATAGCTAAAACTTCAAATGTTCCTGATCAAATTAATATACTTAAAAATGCATTTAAACTAAAAAATATTTATCCAAAATACATAATTAACATCATTTAA
- the gyrB gene encoding DNA topoisomerase (ATP-hydrolyzing) subunit B — MPTNTKSDQYNADSIKILRGLEAVRVRPGMYIGDISNGSGLHQLIYEVLDNSTDESLAGDCNKIEVILNKNGSVTVRDNGRGIPVDIHQEEGVSAAQVIMTQLHAGGKFDQNAYKVSGGLHGVGVSVVNALSDWLELRIWKNNQEHFMRFNNGEPQNPLSIVGEAPNKQGTEITFYPSIAIFTSVEFSFSELEHRLRELAFLNSSVEFSLTDERSSEVKDVKFFYTGGVESYVQYIDKAKAALHSTISFHQTDSHGATVELAMQWNDSFYENIVCFTNNIRQRDGGSHLQGYRSAVTRAITKYTKDHFPKNNINYNGDDIREGLSCVLSLKLPDPKFASQTKDKLVSPEARAIVEGIVYEKLVEWLEHRPSEGKKIIAKITESALAREAARKARELTRRKSALGVANLPGKLADCQQRAPEKSELFIVEGDSAGGTAKQGRNRKFQAILPLRGKVLNVERARFDKMLQSDQIGTLITALGTGIGSDDFAIDKIRYHKVIIMTDADVDGSHIRALLLTFFYRYMPTVIEKGYLYIAQPPLYKIKRGANELYLKNDQALYDYLLKIAIDEIDVIKSSGDRISNAKLTTIVASIRKLTAVLNKVGNKLNKYIAEVLAITKNLSADTFNSIYQDKLSSLIQKTLPTQTLDKTNWQVEVHDDYMQFYCFVRGIKKAQSLFKSQLESPEFVSLIRLGQELSELFENRLTLKHKSEEINISLPSALLDKLLAIGKHGMSIQRFKGLGEMNSDQLWETTLDPENRTLLQVKITDFDEAEEVFSTLMSNIVEPRREFIQANALNVNNLDV, encoded by the coding sequence ATGCCAACAAACACAAAATCAGATCAATATAATGCTGATTCAATAAAGATCTTACGCGGTCTTGAAGCAGTTAGAGTGCGTCCTGGTATGTATATTGGTGACATTAGTAATGGATCTGGATTACATCAGTTGATTTATGAGGTTCTTGATAATTCAACTGATGAGTCATTAGCTGGTGATTGTAATAAAATTGAGGTTATTCTTAATAAAAATGGCTCTGTAACAGTTAGAGATAATGGTAGAGGGATACCTGTTGACATTCATCAAGAAGAGGGAGTGTCTGCTGCTCAGGTAATTATGACTCAGTTGCATGCTGGAGGAAAATTTGATCAAAATGCATATAAAGTGTCAGGAGGATTACACGGAGTTGGAGTATCAGTAGTTAATGCGTTATCAGATTGGTTAGAATTACGTATCTGGAAAAACAACCAAGAACATTTTATGCGTTTCAATAATGGAGAACCTCAAAATCCTTTATCAATAGTCGGAGAAGCTCCGAACAAGCAAGGTACAGAAATTACTTTTTATCCTTCAATTGCAATTTTTACTTCTGTTGAGTTTAGCTTTTCAGAGTTAGAGCATAGATTAAGAGAATTAGCATTTTTAAATTCTTCTGTTGAATTTTCATTAACTGATGAGCGTTCTAGTGAAGTAAAAGATGTTAAATTTTTTTATACTGGTGGAGTAGAATCATATGTGCAATATATTGATAAAGCTAAGGCAGCATTGCATTCGACTATAAGCTTTCATCAAACTGATTCTCATGGAGCAACTGTAGAGTTAGCTATGCAGTGGAATGATTCTTTCTATGAAAATATAGTGTGTTTTACTAATAATATTAGACAAAGAGATGGTGGAAGTCATTTACAGGGATATAGATCAGCAGTAACTAGAGCTATCACTAAATACACTAAAGATCATTTTCCTAAAAATAATATCAATTATAATGGTGATGATATTCGAGAAGGGCTATCTTGTGTGTTATCATTAAAATTGCCTGATCCTAAATTTGCTTCACAAACTAAGGATAAGTTGGTTAGTCCGGAAGCTAGAGCTATAGTTGAAGGTATAGTATATGAAAAACTTGTAGAGTGGTTAGAACATCGCCCTAGTGAAGGTAAGAAGATTATTGCTAAAATTACTGAATCAGCGCTTGCACGCGAAGCAGCCCGTAAAGCTAGAGAATTAACTAGACGTAAATCAGCATTAGGAGTAGCAAATCTACCAGGTAAATTAGCAGATTGTCAACAACGAGCTCCTGAGAAATCTGAGTTATTTATAGTAGAAGGGGATTCAGCTGGAGGCACAGCTAAACAAGGACGTAATAGAAAGTTTCAAGCTATTCTTCCACTAAGAGGTAAAGTATTAAATGTTGAAAGAGCTAGATTTGATAAGATGTTACAATCTGATCAAATTGGCACTTTAATTACCGCCCTTGGAACCGGAATCGGAAGTGATGACTTTGCTATTGATAAAATACGTTATCATAAAGTAATTATTATGACTGATGCTGATGTTGATGGATCTCATATTCGAGCATTGCTTCTGACATTTTTTTATCGTTATATGCCCACAGTTATTGAAAAAGGTTATTTATATATTGCTCAGCCTCCTTTATATAAAATTAAGCGTGGAGCTAATGAGCTGTATCTTAAAAACGATCAAGCATTATATGATTATTTATTAAAAATAGCTATTGATGAGATTGATGTAATCAAATCTTCTGGTGATAGAATATCGAATGCCAAGTTAACAACAATTGTTGCTTCGATTAGAAAGTTAACTGCTGTTTTAAATAAAGTAGGTAATAAACTGAATAAATATATTGCTGAGGTTTTAGCTATTACCAAAAATCTTTCTGCAGATACTTTTAACTCTATCTATCAGGATAAATTATCATCTCTTATACAAAAAACGCTTCCAACTCAGACTTTAGATAAAACTAATTGGCAAGTTGAAGTTCATGATGATTATATGCAATTTTATTGTTTTGTACGAGGGATAAAAAAAGCTCAAAGTCTTTTCAAAAGCCAATTGGAATCTCCTGAGTTTGTTAGTTTGATAAGGTTAGGCCAAGAATTATCTGAACTATTTGAAAATCGGTTAACATTAAAGCATAAATCAGAAGAAATTAATATCAGTTTACCATCGGCTTTATTGGATAAATTATTAGCAATTGGTAAGCATGGAATGAGCATTCAAAGGTTTAAAGGGTTGGGAGAGATGAATTCTGATCAACTCTGGGAAACTACATTAGATCCAGAGAACAGAACTCTACTGCAGGTAAAAATCACTGATTTTGATGAAGCAGAAGAAGTATTTTCAACTTTAATGAGCAATATAGTAGAGCCTAGACGTGAATTCATTCAAGCTAATGCTTTAAATGTTAATAATTTAGATGTATAA
- a CDS encoding monovalent cation/H(+) antiporter subunit G yields the protein MINSCGFFFLSCGLFFIISSVVGLSRFHDFYAKVHAAGVSDSCGIPMSLIGLTIINYQSISIFKILILITLIYILGPTAAHILLKTWYNCNSQSESTKINTDSNT from the coding sequence TTGATTAACAGTTGTGGCTTCTTTTTTCTATCCTGCGGGTTATTCTTCATTATCTCAAGTGTAGTTGGACTAAGCAGATTTCATGATTTTTATGCTAAAGTACATGCTGCAGGAGTATCTGATAGTTGTGGGATACCGATGTCATTAATTGGCTTAACTATCATTAATTATCAAAGCATTAGTATTTTTAAAATCTTAATTTTAATCACTTTAATATATATTTTAGGGCCAACAGCTGCTCATATATTGCTTAAAACATGGTATAATTGTAATAGTCAGTCTGAATCTACAAAAATTAATACAGATTCAAACACATGA
- a CDS encoding amino acid permease, with product MSIFRKKNFDLAKSTTSSNNLKKSFTAFDLILLGLGAIIGTGVFSLTGMVAAKYSGPAVTISYIIAGVVCILVALAYTELAVMIPASGSVYTYSYIALGEVFAWIMASVIILELTFGAATVAASWSAYTQGILEAGGIIIPKIYAATPFEGGIINLPAVLIVAFASFILYLGTSDSKRLNIILVIVKLLSVGIFIIVAAPHFQAENWKNFMPFTVNSTLVGASILFFAFTGFSVLAAAAEECKNPTKDLTVGIIGSLIISTIVYVVIAGLLTGMATFDQLDNAQPLAYALKLNGSTIGSAIVAIGAISGMTTVLMLNIYGQSRIFFAIARDGLLPKIFQKVHPTYDSPYVAILFFAVIVALIGGFFPYQTVAQLSSMGALIDYMVVSVIVMLLRIKMPNAVRAFKCPAVFVVAPISLVSCIYLLFKQILDEDGNLLDTGKIIIAWMILVLVLYFIFYYAKQSCQALAYKSKQ from the coding sequence ATGAGTATATTCAGAAAAAAAAATTTTGACTTAGCTAAGTCTACGACGAGTAGCAACAACTTAAAAAAAAGCTTTACTGCTTTTGACTTAATATTGTTAGGGCTTGGAGCTATTATTGGTACTGGAGTATTTTCGTTAACTGGTATGGTAGCTGCTAAATATTCTGGACCTGCAGTAACAATATCTTATATTATAGCTGGAGTTGTTTGTATATTAGTAGCTTTAGCATATACTGAACTTGCAGTTATGATTCCTGCATCTGGTAGCGTTTATACTTATTCTTATATAGCGCTTGGGGAAGTATTTGCTTGGATAATGGCTAGTGTTATAATTTTAGAATTAACATTTGGTGCTGCTACTGTAGCAGCTAGTTGGTCAGCTTATACTCAGGGTATATTAGAAGCAGGTGGAATAATTATACCAAAAATATATGCTGCTACTCCATTTGAAGGTGGCATTATAAATCTACCAGCAGTACTAATTGTTGCTTTTGCTAGCTTTATTTTATATTTAGGAACAAGTGATAGCAAAAGGTTAAATATAATTTTAGTTATTGTTAAGCTTTTATCAGTTGGGATTTTTATAATTGTTGCAGCTCCACATTTTCAAGCAGAGAATTGGAAAAATTTTATGCCTTTTACAGTTAATAGTACTTTGGTTGGAGCATCTATTTTGTTTTTTGCATTTACTGGATTTAGTGTATTAGCAGCAGCTGCTGAAGAATGTAAAAATCCTACAAAGGATTTGACAGTAGGCATCATAGGCTCTCTAATAATCTCAACAATAGTTTATGTTGTTATTGCTGGATTATTAACTGGTATGGCCACATTTGATCAGCTTGATAACGCTCAACCGTTAGCTTATGCTTTAAAACTTAACGGTAGTACTATTGGATCAGCAATTGTTGCAATTGGAGCAATTAGTGGCATGACTACAGTTTTAATGCTAAATATTTATGGGCAATCAAGAATATTCTTTGCTATTGCTAGAGATGGATTATTGCCAAAAATTTTTCAAAAAGTACATCCTACATATGATAGTCCATACGTTGCTATTTTATTTTTTGCGGTAATAGTAGCCTTAATTGGAGGTTTTTTTCCTTATCAAACAGTAGCTCAGCTATCAAGTATGGGGGCGCTTATTGATTATATGGTAGTATCTGTAATAGTAATGCTGCTTAGAATCAAAATGCCTAATGCTGTTAGAGCATTTAAGTGCCCTGCTGTATTTGTTGTTGCTCCGATATCATTAGTATCTTGTATTTATTTGTTGTTTAAGCAAATTCTTGATGAAGATGGTAATTTACTTGATACTGGAAAAATAATTATTGCTTGGATGATATTAGTATTGGTATTATATTTTATCTTCTACTATGCAAAACAATCTTGTCAAGCATTAGCTTATAAGAGCAAGCAATGA
- a CDS encoding cation:proton antiporter subunit C: protein MIMILTSKLIYFCSAALLSLGLYIILSSYNYIKKTIGLAVFQNSVLIFYIALAKAKEGIVPIDQCFNQLSQHCSYITYSSPVSHVLMLTAIVVGIATMSVSLSIIRQIYQSFNSCNENDILLELQKMELKPDE, encoded by the coding sequence ATGATTATGATACTAACAAGTAAGTTAATTTATTTTTGTTCTGCAGCATTGTTATCCTTAGGGTTATATATAATTCTTAGCAGTTATAATTACATTAAGAAAACCATTGGCTTAGCAGTATTTCAAAACTCTGTCTTGATTTTTTATATAGCTCTCGCAAAAGCTAAAGAAGGAATAGTGCCAATAGATCAATGTTTTAACCAACTATCTCAACATTGTTCATATATCACTTATTCTAGCCCTGTATCACATGTATTAATGCTAACTGCTATTGTTGTAGGTATAGCAACTATGTCTGTAAGTCTTAGTATCATTCGTCAAATTTACCAAAGTTTTAATAGCTGTAATGAAAATGATATTCTATTAGAGCTACAAAAAATGGAGTTAAAGCCAGATGAGTAA
- a CDS encoding Na(+)/H(+) antiporter subunit B yields MQNNNIIVASIIAKIITPYILLFALYIQINGEVSPGGGFQAGSILASAVIGYDIIYPQQLIKYNLAILPLSIMGALGVMIYGLTGLLALFYGKNYLNYYVISCTKYSQSLGIFIVELGVGIAVTASLLIIYYVFVINNDYDTNK; encoded by the coding sequence ATGCAAAATAATAATATTATCGTAGCTTCAATTATTGCTAAAATTATTACGCCATATATATTGCTTTTTGCATTATATATTCAAATTAATGGTGAAGTTTCTCCTGGAGGGGGTTTTCAAGCAGGATCTATACTTGCTTCTGCAGTAATTGGGTATGATATTATCTATCCACAACAACTAATTAAATATAACCTAGCAATTCTACCACTTAGTATTATGGGTGCTTTAGGAGTAATGATATATGGATTAACAGGGTTACTAGCACTATTTTATGGCAAGAATTACTTAAATTATTATGTAATATCCTGTACCAAGTATAGTCAGTCATTAGGTATTTTTATTGTTGAATTAGGTGTAGGTATAGCAGTAACCGCTAGCTTATTGATTATTTATTATGTATTTGTAATTAATAATGATTATGATACTAACAAGTAA